A DNA window from Mastomys coucha isolate ucsf_1 unplaced genomic scaffold, UCSF_Mcou_1 pScaffold21, whole genome shotgun sequence contains the following coding sequences:
- the Sycn gene encoding syncollin, whose protein sequence is MSLLCPLLLALALVAVPGARSTCPVPADLKNSDGTRTCAKLYEKSDPYYENCCQGPELSVEPGSDLPYLPSSWSNTASSLVVAQRCELTVWSLPGKRGKTRKFSAGTYPRLEEYRRGIFGDWSNSISGLYCK, encoded by the coding sequence ATGTCCCTGCTGTGCCCGCTGCTGCTGGCATTAGCCCTAGTGGCTGTGCCTGGTGCCCGCAGCACTTGCCCGGTGCCTGCAGACCTGAAGAATTCAGATGGGACGCGCACATGTGCCAAGCTCTATGAGAAGAGTGATCCCTACTATGAAAACTGCTGCCAGGGGCCAGAGCTGTCTGTGGAGCCAGGCAGTGACCTGCCCTACCTGCCCTCCAGCTGGTCTAACACTGCATCATCTCTGGTAGTGGCCCAGCGCTGTGAGCTCACTGTGTGGTCTCTCCCTGGTAAGCGTGGCAAGACACGCAAGTTCTCTGCAGGAACCTACCCTCGCCTGGAAGAGTACCGCAGAGGCATTTTTGGAGACTGGTCCAACTCCATCTCTGGTCTCTACTGCAAGTAA